GCTCATTCCGGCCTGCAAGAGCGTCTCCCGACGCCGACCGTCCGGTTCAACATAAGTAACGCTTGTCATTCTTTATCAGCCAACATCCGGAGTGATGGTAATGGGAAGGGTGTCGAAGCCGCGCAATCCGTTGTTGTACCGAGGCGTCGGCTGCCCGGCTAATTTGAAGCTGGAAATCCGTTTGGCCAGCGCAGTCAGAATCTCCTCTCCCTCAATACGCGCAAGGAATTGACCGACACACATGTGGATTCCATTGCCGAATCCGACATGTCCGCTAACGCGACGTGTGATGTCGAATCTGTCAGGATTGTCCCAGTGACGAGGATCATGGTTGGCGGCACCCAGAAACATCAGTATCTTTTCGCCCTCTCCTATCTGGGCGTCACCGATAGTCACAGGTCTTGTTGTCGTCCGGAAAAAGATCTGTGCGGGTGAGTAAAAACGGATCGTCTCTTCAAAAGCTGGCCGGGCTAGCGAGCGATCAGCCCGAAGCCTCTGCCACTGTTCGGGGTACTGCGCGAAGCATGCGATTGCGGCCGCGATTGCGTTGACCGTTGTATCTAGTCCCGCAGCCAGCAGGGCCCTTACCAGTACTGGAGCATGTTCAGGCTTCAGCTCACCGCGGTCGACAGCAGCATATATGTCCGCTCCAAAACCCACTGGGGCAAGGCGCTCACGCTTGACTTGCTCCAGAGCCCAAGCAGAAAGTGGGGGAGCCCCCGACATCGCCTGCCTTCGCAACTCGTTGTCGGGCCCAAGCGACGTGAAAATGAGTTCCCCGAACGGCAGCAGGAACTCCTTGCTTTCAGACGGCAAGCCGATCGCTTCCATCATGACGGTTGACGGATAGTCTTCGGCGAGGTCCGACACAGCATCGAAGCTTCCCATCGCAAGCAAGTCGTCAGCCTTCTTTTCAGCTATCTCCGCAATGCGGCCGCGCAATTTCTTGACGGCAGCAGGTGATAAAACGCGGTTCAATGCCGTCCGCACCTCGGTATGAACCGGCGGATCGCCTTCCAACAGCAGACTAGGTACGCGCCACGGTTTTTCTTTAGCGTAATCGACGTGCCCAACGCCTCTCCCGGAGCAAAAGGTCTCCCAGTCAGCGAAAACGGCGCGAACTTCCTGGTAACGTCCCACGGCCCAACAATTGTGGCTACTCAACCAAACCACTGGTCCCGCATCGCGCAGTCCCTGATGAAAGTCGAACGGGGCGTCGAAGATCGCCTTTGTGAACGGATCCACCGTCAAAATCGGCGCTCCACGGTGATTACCCCGCTCAAACGTGTACTCGGCCGACGAATGATCCTTGGATCCCGCGACAAGCTGCAGGTTATAACCCATAACTACCTCCCCACCCTTTATTCTGGACTTGGTCGCACCAGGTAAGCCTTCGCTTGCTCGCGAAGAAGCCGCCTCGAAGCCGACGTCACGCCGCGAGACCGCGGCATGGATCCCGAATGTGCAGCACCGACGATCATGATGGACTCGTTGTTCATCGCACGAACTCCAAGAGAATGAGCATCGGCGACCCTTAGTTGCGGATCTGATCTAAGCCGGCACCCCGCGTATCTAACCCTGAGGCTAGTCAACCGTACCACCCTCCTAGACACCCGACAATAATAAATCGCACGTGCGTGCGATTTTTGTTGATCGGAAGTACGAGTTTATGACAAAATCTCCGCCGTGAACCCGGGCGAGTGACTTGTTGCTATACATAGCAAGCCCGCTCGGCATCGAACGGATCAGTCAAGCGCTCTGAAATTCGTCAGAGGCCATGCGGGCTGCGACAAACTGTCCAACGTTAGGGATTGAAAACGCACACACGCTTTTGACGTCTCAATTTGCCGCTCTCAAAAAACTAGACGCGGGCATGCCGTAAGCCGCAGTCGGGAATAAGTCGCCAAACACCTGGCATTGAATAACCGGCGATAACTAACAATACCTTGGAGGAAAACTATGCGCAGCAAGTCGATACAATGCCATCTCACCATGTCAGCAGCGTTCCTGGCACTAACTGTAACTAGTACGCTGGCAATAGCTCAGAAGAAATACGATACCGGTGCCACCGACACTGAGATCAGAATCGGCAATATCATGCCATATAGCGGCCCCCTATCCACGTTGAGCGCGATTGGGAAGATCGAGGCGCTCTATTTCAAGAAAATCAACGACGATGGCGGCATCAATGGGCGCAAGATCAACTTCATATCCTACGACGATGCTTACAGTCCGCCGAAGACTGTCGAACAAACACGGAAGCTGGTCGAGAGCGACGAAGTACTCCTGATCTTCAGCACGCTCGGCACGCCGACAAATGCGGCAATTCAGAAGTACCTCAATGGAAAGAAGGTTCCGCAACTTTTCATCGGAACTGGCGCGACACGATGGAACGATCCCAAGACTTTCCCATGGACCATGGCCTGGCAGCCAAGCTACCAGAGCGAAGGTCGAATCTATGCGAAGTACATCTTGGAAGAGAGACCGAATGCGAAGATCGCCGTCATCTATCAGAACGACGATTTCGGCAAGGATTACCTCAAAGGGCT
The Bradyrhizobium sp. KBS0727 genome window above contains:
- a CDS encoding cytochrome P450, whose amino-acid sequence is MGYNLQLVAGSKDHSSAEYTFERGNHRGAPILTVDPFTKAIFDAPFDFHQGLRDAGPVVWLSSHNCWAVGRYQEVRAVFADWETFCSGRGVGHVDYAKEKPWRVPSLLLEGDPPVHTEVRTALNRVLSPAAVKKLRGRIAEIAEKKADDLLAMGSFDAVSDLAEDYPSTVMMEAIGLPSESKEFLLPFGELIFTSLGPDNELRRQAMSGAPPLSAWALEQVKRERLAPVGFGADIYAAVDRGELKPEHAPVLVRALLAAGLDTTVNAIAAAIACFAQYPEQWQRLRADRSLARPAFEETIRFYSPAQIFFRTTTRPVTIGDAQIGEGEKILMFLGAANHDPRHWDNPDRFDITRRVSGHVGFGNGIHMCVGQFLARIEGEEILTALAKRISSFKLAGQPTPRYNNGLRGFDTLPITITPDVG